The Vicinamibacterales bacterium genome includes the window CGATTGCGCGGTGAGTTCGACAAGGCCGAAGCCGCGTTCGTGCGCGCGAACGAGCGCGGCCGCAAGCCGCAGCCCGGCCTGTCGCTGCTCCGCCTGGCCCAGGACCGAGTCGCGGACGCCGCCGCGTCGATCCGCGCGGTTCTGCTCGACACGCGTGCCCCGGCGGCGCGCGCCCGGGTCCTCGCGGCTGCGGTCGAGATTCTGCTCGCGGCCGGCGAGATCGATCAGGCCCGCGCGGCGGCCGGCGAATTGTCGGAGATCGCACGGGCGATCGACGCCCCGCTGCTCTCGGCGGCGTCCGAGCAGGCGGCCGGCGCCGTTCTTCTGTCCGAGGGGGATGTCGCGAGCGCCGCCGGAGCACTGCGTCAGGCATGGGAGACCTGGCGGGACCTCGAGATGCCGTACGAGGAGGCGCACACCCGCCTGCTGCTCGCGGCGGTCTGCGCGCGTCGCGGCGACGAGGATGGCCGCCGGCTCGAGATCGATGCCGCGCGCAAGCTGCTGAAGCGGCTCAACGCCCGGGCACCTCTCGCGCGCGCCGCGCCGCCGTCGGCACCAGGGGGCCCGCAGCCGGCCGCCCCTCTCAGCGAGCGGGAACTGCAGGTCCTGCATCTGCTGGCATCCGGCAGGACGAATCGCGCGATCGCCGAGGCGCTGTTCATCAGCGAGAAGACCGTCGCCCGTCACGTCAGCAACATCTTCGACAAGCTCGGCGTGTCGAGCCGCTCTGCGGCGACCGCCTGGGCCTATCAGCGGAACCTCATCTGACCTGATACGCAGAATTACCCAATTTCAAGCGGCTGCGACGGTTGGGTAATCCGTCCGATGCCCGCCGCTCCGGCGGTCGGGTAGGGTTGGCGGCGCGGAGGTTCACGATGTTCGATGCCATCGTCGTCGGCGCCCGCTGTGCCGGCTCGCCGGCTGCCATGCTGCTGGCGCGCCGCGGATTCAAGGTACTGCTCGTCGACAAGGCGAGCTTCCCGAGCGACACCATCTCGACCCACATTCTCTGGCCTCACGGCGCCGAGATCCTCGGGCGGTGGGGACTGCTTCAGCGGCTCGCCGCGACACGAGTGCCGCCGATCTGCCGGCGAATGCGGTTCGACGTCGGTCCCTTCGCGCTGTCGGGCACGATTCCCGACGCAAACGACGGGATGGGCGGCTTCTGCCCGCGCCGCACCGTGCTCGACGCGCTCCTCGTCAGCGCAGCGGCGGAGTCCGGCGTGGAGGTTCGGGAGAGCTTCACGGTCGATGAACTGATCGTCGCCGATGGAACCGTCATCGGCATTCGCGGACATGCAAGGGGCAGGAAGCCGGTCGAAGAGCGGGCGCGGATCGTCGTCGGGGCGGACGGTGTGAACTCGTTCGTCGCTCGAGCCGTCAAGGCGCCGGAGTACGACGTGGAGCCGGCCGCGGCGTGCGGGTACTACACGTACCTGAGCGGCGTGCGGCAGGACGACATCGAGCTGTACGTGCGGGATCACGTCGCGTTCGGGGGGGCGCCGACGAACGACGATCTGCACCTCCTGATGGTGAACTGGCCGGCGAGGGACTTCCCCGCCGTCCGCCGCGACATCGAAGGGCACGTGTGGCGGGCGCTGGAGGGCGCGCCGGATTTTCTTGCCAGGATGCGCGAAGGACGCCGCGAGGAGAAATGGTACGGGGCGGCCGGCGTCCCCGGCTACTTCCGCAAGCCTTATGGGCGCGGCTGGGCGCTGGCCGGCGACGCGAGCTACAACCGCGATCCAATCACCGCACAAGGGATCAGCGACGCCTTCATCGACGCGGAACTGCTCGCCGAAGCGCTCGGCAAGTGGCTTGCGGGCGACGGCGCGTTCGAGGAGGTCATGGCAGGGCACGAAGCGGCGCGCAACGAACGCGTCCGTCCGATGTACGAGTTCACCACCCATCTCGCCGCGCTCGAGCCGGCGCCGCCCGAGATGCGCGCGCTGTTCGCGGCGCTGCGCCACAACCAGGACGCCACCAACGCGTTTCTGTCCGCGATCACCGGCGCCATTCCCCTCCCCGACTTCATGTCGCACGACAACATCGGCCGCATCATGGCTGCGGCAAATGAACGCGAGAGGAGCACGTCATGTACGTAATTCGCGAGGTCCTGCACTGCAAACCGGGAAAGGTCCGCCAGATGGCCGACAAGTTCAAACACATCTCGGCACTGCTGCAGGAGATGGGACACGAGCCGATGCGCCTTCTGACGGATGTGTCGGGCGAGCCGTTCTGGACGCTCGTCGCGGAAGCGAAGGTCGAGAGAATCGACGACTTCTTCGCCCTCGAGAAGAGCCTCATGGCCAATCAGGCGCTGCAGAAGACGATGGCCGACTACCACGACCTGGTCGAGAGCGGCCGGCGCGAGATCTACCGAGTGGAGAGCTGAGATCCCGGCGGCTGCCGCCAAGGGGCTGGGCGGCTATTCGTCGCGCAGCGCAATCAACGGATCGATGCGCGCCGCGCGCCGCGCCGGCAGATAACTGGCGAGGAGCGCCACGCCGATCAGCACGAACGACACCACCGCGTACACCGCGGGATCGGTCGGACGCACGTTGAACAGGAGGCTCGTCATCGAGCGGCTGAGGAGCGCCGCGCCGACCAGACCCAGCGCGACGCCGATGCCCCCTTTCCACAGCCCCTGCCGCAGGATCAGCCCGGCAATCTGCCCGCGTGACGCGCCGATGGCGCTGCGCACGCCAATCTCGCGCGTCCGCTGCGACACGTCGTAGGCCAGCACGCCGTAGATGCCGAGCGCCGACAGGAAGAGCGCCAGACCGGCGAACGCGGCGAGCAGCAGCATCACCGCGCGGCGGTTGTCAAACGACGAATCGACCGCCTCTTGAAGGCCGCCGGCGTCGAACAGCGGAAGCTTGGGATCGATCTCGCGCACCTTGGCGCGCAGCGCCGAGACCACATCGCCCGCCGGGCGTGACGTGCGCATGAACATCGTGAACCCGCCCGGCCGTCCCCCCTGCACGACCTGGTACACGAACGGGTTGCCGCTTCGTTCTTCCACGCCGTTGTGCGGCACGTCCTTCACGACGCCGACGATGGTGGGCCAGTCTTCCGGCTTCGCCGGCCGTCCGCCGAAGCTGAAGTGTCCTCCGACGGCGGACCGGTTCGGGAAGAACTTCCGCGCGAAGCTCTGATCGACGACGAACGTGCGTCGGCCGGGGGCGGTGTCCGCCTCTTCGTAGAAGCGTCCCTCCACCAGCCTGAGCCCCAGCGTCTCGAGATATCCCGGCGTCACGATCACGCGGTAGGCGCCCGGCTGCGGCGAGCCGGGCGGCAGCGTATCGTTCTCGAGGGTGAAGGCGTTGATCGGCAGTCCGCCCTGGAACGGCGTCGACGCGGACAGCGCGACCGACGTCACCCCGGGAATCTCGCGCATCCCCTGCAACAGACGCTCGCGGATCTTGCTGGCCGCCTCGTCGCTGGCGCGGTGCTCCCGCGTCAAGGCAATCCGCGCGGTGACCACGCTCCCGGCGTCGAGGCCGGTGTCGACGCGCAGCGCCTGCGCGAAACTGTGGATCAGCAGGCCGGCGCCGGTCAGCAGCATCAGCGCCACGCCCACCTGCGCGACGACGAGCACGCTGCTCAGCGCGCGGACCCCGCGGCTCGAGGACGAGCCGCGCGAGCTGCTCTGGATCACGGACGCGAGATTGGTGCGGACGATGTGGAACACCGGGATGAGGCCGATGAACAGACCGATGGCGATCGCCAGCGCCACCGCGAACCCGAGCACGCGCCAGTCGAGCGACGCCGGCAGCGACTGCGGCATCATCCTCGCCAGGTAGATGTTCGTGACGCGCAGCGCGCCCCACGCCACGGCGAGGCCGAGCGCGGACCCGAGGGACGTCAGCAGCAGGCTCTCGAGGAGGAATTGCCGGGCGATCGTGCCGCGCCCCGCGCCGAGCGCCGATCGAATCGCCATCTCCGACTGCCGGGCGTTCGAACGCACCAGCAGGAGGTTGGCGACGTTGAAGCAGCCGATGAGCAGCACGAACGCCACGCCCCCCTGCAGCATGAGCAGCGTCGGCCGCACCGGCTGCACCCGCTGCTCCTGCACGCCGCCGACGTTCATGGTCATGCCCGACCGGTCCACGAACGCTTTCAGCTGCGGCGGTCCGGCATCGACGTAGCGCTTCTCCAGCGTTTTCGCCTCGGCGTCCGCCTGCCCGGCGGTCACGCCGGGCTTCAGGCGCCCGAACAACTGCAGGCCGACGCCGTAGCGGCCCTGCGGATTCTCCTGCGCGGGCGTCCAGCTCAGAGGCACGACGAACTTCATCCGCGCGTCGAACGCTTCCAGCACGCGCGGCGCCACCCCGACGACCCTGTACGCCTCGTCGTCGATGCGCACCTCGGCGCCGAGAACGTCCGGACTCTCGCCGAACTGGGTCTGCCAGTACGACTGCGTGAGCACGATGACCTTGTCGGCGCCGGGCCGGTTCTGCTCCGTGGTGAAGAAGGCGCCGATCAACGGCTGGATCCGCAGGATGTCGAACATCTCGGCGGTCATCCGCACGCCGGGCACGCGGACCACGGCGTCCTTGTCGCCGACCAGGCCATAGAAGAACGTCCACAGTCCGAGGCGCTCGTACGAGGTCGCGTTCTTCGAATAGTCGAGGTAGAACGGCACGTTCGCGGGCATGTGGTGCAGCCCCGCCTTCGACGCCGACGTGTAGAGCTCCACGATCCGATCCGGTTCGTGATACGGGAGCGGCTTCAGCATCAGCGAATAGACCGTCGAGAAGATCGCGGTCGTCGCGCCGATGCCCAGGCCCAGCGTGATCAGCGTGGTGGCGGTGATGCCCTTCGATTTCCAGAGCAGGCGGAAGGCGTGACGCAGTTCCTGAATGGATGTCATTGGCGAGGGAAGTCCTGGAAGGAGATATACGTGTGACGGCGGAACTCGTTCGGTAATCGCACAGGCCCCCTGCCCGACTCCCGCCGCAATCCCGGACTAATCCCGGCCGGTTCTCGGGACTCCAACCGGCCCCCCCTCCTACTCTGTGCCCATCGCAATTGGACATCGCCCGATGAACGGGCAAGAGGAAGGACAAGATGAAAAGCAAGCTTCTCTCTGGTGTATTGGCGGCCGCCGTGGCGGCGCTGGTGGGCGTCCCCGCCGTCGCCGCCGCGGCTCAGCCGGCGTCGCAGTTGTGGACGATCGTGGTCCACTTCGAGTACGCGGACGGCTTCAACTACGACTACCCGCTGAGGACCGGCGTGCCCACGTCGGAGGTGCCGGGCTATCTGGCCGACTGCGGCCGGGCGCACCAGCAGCCCTCGGTCGTTCTCTTCCGCTGCTTTCCCATCCCTGAGTAATTGGAGGACATCATGCCAGTCGAAACGACGTTGAAGACACGCCGCGAGCGCCTCCCGCTCAACGGCGTCGACACCCCGACCCTGTTCGCCACGCTGGACGCGGTCAAGGGCCAGCCGGAGCTGGCCAAGTTCCAGTTCCGCGCCCGGAACCGGTGGCAGAACGGCACGCTCAGCGAGTCGACGATCTCCACCTTCTCCGGAGCCGGCGGCGAGCACGCGCACAAGACCGCCTTCAAGGTGGCGGCGGACCATCCCGCGGTCCTCGTCGCCGAGGATCGCGCGCCGCTCCCGGTCGAGTACCTGCTCCACGCGCTGGCGTCCTGCATCACCGGCGGCATCGCCAACATCGCGGCGGCGCGCGGCATCACGCTGCGTGAAGTGGAGTCGACGATCGAAGGCGACATCGACCTGCTCGGCATCTTCGGGATGTCGAAAGAGGTTCGCAACGGCTACCAGGGCATCCGCGCCAGCTTCTCGATCAAGGGAGACGCGACCCCCGAGCAGCTGCAGGACATCGTCGAGCAGTCGCGGGCCCGTTCCGCGGTGTACGACGTGCTGACCAACGGCGTTCCGGTCTCTCTGTCGGTCAACGCCGGCTGAACCACCGTGCGCCGAACGGACGTCCTCATCGTCGGCGGCGGCCAGGCGGGGCTCGCAATGAGCCGCTGTCTGGCCGCCATGCGAATCGAACACGTGGTGCTCGAGCGCGGCCGGGTCGCCGAGCGCTGGCGCAGCGAGCGGTGGGACTCGCTCCGCCTGCTCACGCCGAACTGGATGAGCCGTCTTCCCGGCTTCAAGTACGACGGGCCCGACCCTGACGGATTCATGAGCACGAGCGAAGTGGTGGCGTTCTTCGAACGCTACGCGACATCCTTTCCGGCGCCGCTCGAAACGGGCACGTCAGTCGATTCCATCGAAGCGGCCCACGGCCAGTTTCGCGTGACCACGTCCGGCGGGGTGTGGCTGGCACGCAACGTCGTGCTCGCCACCGGCTATGCGGATGCGCCGCTCGTGCCCTGGCTGGCCGCGCGGCTGGACGCCGGCGTCCTGCAGGTCGTGCCGCGCGACTACCGCAGCCCCGCGGCCCTGCCTCGCGGCGGCGTCGTCGTGATCGGCGCGTCCGCCACCGGCATTCAGCTGGCCGACGAGATTCAGGCGAGCGGACGCCAGGTGGTGATCTCGACAGGACAGCACCTGCGCGCGCCGCGGCGCTATCGCGGACGCGACATCATGTGGTGGCTCGATCGCGCGGGTATCCTCGACGCGACGGTGGAGTCGGTATTCGACGTGGATACGTCGCGCCAGGCGCCGTCTTTTCAGCTCGCCGGCCGTCCGGACCACGCCACGATCGATCTCGAACGGCTTCGCCGCGCCGGCGTCATCGTGACCGGCCGCCTGAAGGCAGTCGACGGACACCGGCTCCAGTTCGACGACGACCTGGTGAAGACCACGGCAGCGGCTGACGTCAAGCTCGCCAGCCTGCTCCTGCGGCTGGATCGCGCCGCCGGCGATCTCCGCGAGCCGGTCGAGGCCGCCGAACCGTTCGAGCCGCTCTGGCCCGAGTTCGTCAGCGCGCCGACCGGGCTCGATCTGCAGGACGCCGGCATCGAAACCGTGATCTGGGCGACGGGCTACACGCGCACGTATCCGTGGCTGAAGCTTCCCTTGCTCGACGCGCGTGGGGAGCTGCTGCATCAGGGCGGCGTGACGCCGTGTGCCGGCGTGTACGCGCTGGGCCTT containing:
- a CDS encoding response regulator transcription factor — its product is MPYEEAHTRLLLAAVCARRGDEDGRRLEIDAARKLLKRLNARAPLARAAPPSAPGGPQPAAPLSERELQVLHLLASGRTNRAIAEALFISEKTVARHVSNIFDKLGVSSRSAATAWAYQRNLI
- a CDS encoding NAD(P)/FAD-dependent oxidoreductase, with amino-acid sequence MFDAIVVGARCAGSPAAMLLARRGFKVLLVDKASFPSDTISTHILWPHGAEILGRWGLLQRLAATRVPPICRRMRFDVGPFALSGTIPDANDGMGGFCPRRTVLDALLVSAAAESGVEVRESFTVDELIVADGTVIGIRGHARGRKPVEERARIVVGADGVNSFVARAVKAPEYDVEPAAACGYYTYLSGVRQDDIELYVRDHVAFGGAPTNDDLHLLMVNWPARDFPAVRRDIEGHVWRALEGAPDFLARMREGRREEKWYGAAGVPGYFRKPYGRGWALAGDASYNRDPITAQGISDAFIDAELLAEALGKWLAGDGAFEEVMAGHEAARNERVRPMYEFTTHLAALEPAPPEMRALFAALRHNQDATNAFLSAITGAIPLPDFMSHDNIGRIMAAANERERSTSCT
- a CDS encoding ABC transporter permease, giving the protein MTSIQELRHAFRLLWKSKGITATTLITLGLGIGATTAIFSTVYSLMLKPLPYHEPDRIVELYTSASKAGLHHMPANVPFYLDYSKNATSYERLGLWTFFYGLVGDKDAVVRVPGVRMTAEMFDILRIQPLIGAFFTTEQNRPGADKVIVLTQSYWQTQFGESPDVLGAEVRIDDEAYRVVGVAPRVLEAFDARMKFVVPLSWTPAQENPQGRYGVGLQLFGRLKPGVTAGQADAEAKTLEKRYVDAGPPQLKAFVDRSGMTMNVGGVQEQRVQPVRPTLLMLQGGVAFVLLIGCFNVANLLLVRSNARQSEMAIRSALGAGRGTIARQFLLESLLLTSLGSALGLAVAWGALRVTNIYLARMMPQSLPASLDWRVLGFAVALAIAIGLFIGLIPVFHIVRTNLASVIQSSSRGSSSSRGVRALSSVLVVAQVGVALMLLTGAGLLIHSFAQALRVDTGLDAGSVVTARIALTREHRASDEAASKIRERLLQGMREIPGVTSVALSASTPFQGGLPINAFTLENDTLPPGSPQPGAYRVIVTPGYLETLGLRLVEGRFYEEADTAPGRRTFVVDQSFARKFFPNRSAVGGHFSFGGRPAKPEDWPTIVGVVKDVPHNGVEERSGNPFVYQVVQGGRPGGFTMFMRTSRPAGDVVSALRAKVREIDPKLPLFDAGGLQEAVDSSFDNRRAVMLLLAAFAGLALFLSALGIYGVLAYDVSQRTREIGVRSAIGASRGQIAGLILRQGLWKGGIGVALGLVGAALLSRSMTSLLFNVRPTDPAVYAVVSFVLIGVALLASYLPARRAARIDPLIALRDE
- a CDS encoding OsmC family protein — encoded protein: MPVETTLKTRRERLPLNGVDTPTLFATLDAVKGQPELAKFQFRARNRWQNGTLSESTISTFSGAGGEHAHKTAFKVAADHPAVLVAEDRAPLPVEYLLHALASCITGGIANIAAARGITLREVESTIEGDIDLLGIFGMSKEVRNGYQGIRASFSIKGDATPEQLQDIVEQSRARSAVYDVLTNGVPVSLSVNAG
- a CDS encoding NAD(P)-binding domain-containing protein, which gives rise to MRRTDVLIVGGGQAGLAMSRCLAAMRIEHVVLERGRVAERWRSERWDSLRLLTPNWMSRLPGFKYDGPDPDGFMSTSEVVAFFERYATSFPAPLETGTSVDSIEAAHGQFRVTTSGGVWLARNVVLATGYADAPLVPWLAARLDAGVLQVVPRDYRSPAALPRGGVVVIGASATGIQLADEIQASGRQVVISTGQHLRAPRRYRGRDIMWWLDRAGILDATVESVFDVDTSRQAPSFQLAGRPDHATIDLERLRRAGVIVTGRLKAVDGHRLQFDDDLVKTTAAADVKLASLLLRLDRAAGDLREPVEAAEPFEPLWPEFVSAPTGLDLQDAGIETVIWATGYTRTYPWLKLPLLDARGELLHQGGVTPCAGVYALGLPFQRTRKSAFIDGVGADARVLAEHIAVRLGHGVLRIPGHDTRHDSRIAV